One region of Natronolimnobius baerhuensis genomic DNA includes:
- a CDS encoding mandelate racemase/muconate lactonizing enzyme family protein, with translation MEHESAPRDVAITDIQTTTIGETFEWTLVRIYTDAGVTGTGEMVLGPRADAYLHEVKPIIIGKNPVDIDARCTELFDYLSYRGGINGIGVTAISGIDLALHDLAGKLLEVPAHQLLGGKHREDVRVYCDVHAGDHLHDAMDDESDEDPYDPEAYAGAAEAVVDEGWDAIKFDLDSPDKHVQDPKNKHLNARAIDFRASIVEAVTERVGDRADIAFDCHWSWTGDTVRRLASAVEDYDVWWLEDTVPPENHDVQEYVTHNTDTTIAAGENIYRVEGARQLVENQGLDIIHPDVPKNGGMLETKKIANLAKAYYIPLALHNVASPVGTMASAHVGASASNFLALEYHARDVDWWNDVVEEDILEPGRIDVPDEPGLGVEVDLDVVAAHMKDGEELLDEA, from the coding sequence ATGGAACACGAGAGTGCGCCCCGCGACGTCGCGATTACAGATATCCAGACGACGACAATCGGCGAGACCTTCGAGTGGACGCTCGTCCGCATCTACACGGACGCAGGCGTCACCGGCACCGGTGAGATGGTCCTCGGCCCGCGGGCGGACGCCTACCTCCACGAGGTCAAACCCATCATCATCGGGAAGAATCCCGTCGATATCGACGCGCGCTGTACGGAACTGTTCGACTACCTCTCTTACCGCGGCGGCATCAACGGTATCGGCGTCACCGCGATTTCGGGGATCGACCTCGCGCTGCACGATCTGGCCGGCAAACTGCTCGAGGTGCCCGCCCATCAACTGCTCGGCGGGAAACACCGCGAAGACGTTCGCGTCTACTGCGACGTCCATGCGGGCGACCACCTCCACGACGCGATGGACGACGAGTCTGACGAGGATCCGTACGATCCCGAAGCCTACGCTGGGGCGGCCGAAGCAGTCGTCGACGAAGGCTGGGACGCGATCAAGTTCGATCTCGACAGTCCTGACAAGCACGTTCAGGACCCGAAAAACAAGCACCTGAACGCTCGAGCAATCGACTTCCGCGCTTCCATCGTCGAGGCCGTCACCGAACGCGTCGGCGACCGCGCGGACATCGCCTTTGACTGTCACTGGAGCTGGACCGGCGACACTGTCCGCCGACTCGCCTCGGCCGTCGAAGACTACGACGTCTGGTGGCTCGAGGACACCGTCCCGCCGGAAAATCACGACGTCCAGGAGTACGTCACCCACAACACGGACACCACCATCGCCGCGGGCGAGAACATCTACCGGGTCGAGGGCGCGCGCCAGTTAGTCGAGAATCAAGGCCTCGATATCATCCACCCCGACGTGCCCAAAAACGGCGGCATGCTCGAGACGAAAAAGATCGCAAACCTCGCGAAAGCCTACTACATCCCGCTCGCGTTGCACAACGTCGCCTCGCCCGTTGGCACGATGGCCAGCGCCCACGTCGGAGCCTCGGCCTCGAACTTCCTCGCGCTCGAGTACCACGCCCGCGACGTGGACTGGTGGAACGACGTGGTCGAGGAGGACATTCTCGAGCCGGGTCGGATCGACGTGCCGGACGAACCCGGCCTCGGCGTGGAAGTTGACCTCGACGTGGTCGCAGCGCATATGAAAGACGGTGAGGAGTTGCTTGACGAGGCGTAA
- a CDS encoding RraA family protein, giving the protein MVTSEQRETLTNFHSALLNDVTDEMGIKDNVIPCTRLESLWSREPTVGTAHPAQRVEIGYEKEGDDDEDEGSEFFDYLEATDPGDFIVMAAPKDTEVGLWGELLSSIVQENGAEGALIDGPTRDSRLIEEHEFPVWAEGHSAIESFGRVAFQEYGVPVEVHDVTINPGDVVFADYESIVVIDPDDLEHVIDEAEDELETENKVRSDIRDGDSVYEVWDRYGTL; this is encoded by the coding sequence ATGGTAACCAGTGAACAGCGTGAAACCTTGACGAATTTCCACAGCGCCCTGCTAAACGATGTCACCGACGAAATGGGGATCAAAGACAACGTGATTCCCTGTACGCGCCTCGAGTCCCTGTGGTCGCGCGAGCCCACAGTCGGCACTGCCCATCCCGCCCAGCGCGTTGAAATTGGCTACGAGAAAGAGGGCGATGACGATGAAGACGAAGGCTCTGAGTTCTTCGACTATCTCGAGGCGACCGATCCCGGCGATTTCATCGTGATGGCCGCGCCCAAAGACACGGAGGTCGGCCTCTGGGGCGAACTCCTGAGTTCGATTGTGCAAGAAAACGGCGCGGAAGGTGCGCTCATCGACGGCCCAACGCGGGATTCGCGACTGATCGAAGAACACGAGTTTCCCGTCTGGGCGGAAGGCCACAGCGCCATCGAGTCGTTCGGTCGCGTCGCCTTCCAGGAGTACGGCGTCCCCGTCGAGGTCCACGACGTAACGATCAACCCCGGCGACGTCGTCTTCGCCGACTACGAATCCATCGTCGTCATCGACCCAGACGACCTCGAGCACGTCATCGACGAGGCTGAAGACGAACTCGAGACGGAGAACAAGGTTCGCTCGGACATCCGCGACGGCGACAGCGTCTACGAGGTCTGGGATCGGTACGGGACGCTCTGA
- the gfo6 gene encoding D-xylose 1-dehydrogenase Gfo6: MTLELPTRFERDWDRPVSDAPLRFAVIGLGGFARNTALPCIEESDYCETTAVVSGSPEKAAEVASEFDAEHALTYEEYADGVGSEDYDAVYVVTPNALHLPHVETAADLEKAVLCEKPLEADADRAERLVEVCEDAGVPLMTAYRMQAARSIRWIRRQVADGLIGDPVQIHGEFSYPLLANGGDPNQWRIDPDLSGGAALMDIGIYPINTARYVLDADPVAARGTTHNPDPAFEGVDEHVAAQLEFPDAVTASCTASFGASVASRFAITGTEGRIVVESVFGVDDACHLTIDVDGSHLEGTVAAPHEVSEEFDYFATAVLTEMGLAPDGRHGLTDVQIAEAVYESAEEGTRVEL; the protein is encoded by the coding sequence ATGACACTCGAGCTCCCGACGCGATTCGAGCGAGACTGGGATCGGCCTGTTTCGGACGCCCCGCTGCGATTTGCCGTCATCGGTCTCGGTGGCTTCGCGCGCAACACCGCACTCCCCTGTATCGAGGAGTCGGACTACTGCGAGACAACCGCGGTCGTCAGCGGCTCGCCCGAAAAGGCCGCCGAGGTCGCGAGCGAGTTCGACGCCGAGCACGCGCTCACCTACGAGGAGTACGCCGACGGCGTCGGCAGCGAGGACTACGACGCGGTCTACGTCGTCACGCCGAACGCACTTCACCTCCCACACGTCGAGACTGCCGCCGACCTCGAGAAGGCCGTCCTCTGTGAGAAGCCACTCGAGGCGGATGCCGACCGCGCCGAGCGCCTGGTGGAGGTCTGTGAAGATGCGGGCGTCCCGCTGATGACTGCCTACCGGATGCAGGCCGCCCGCTCGATCCGCTGGATTCGCCGGCAGGTCGCGGACGGCCTCATCGGCGACCCCGTACAGATCCACGGGGAGTTCTCGTATCCGCTGCTCGCAAACGGCGGCGACCCGAATCAGTGGCGGATCGACCCCGACCTCTCGGGCGGGGCCGCCCTGATGGATATCGGCATCTATCCGATCAACACCGCCCGATACGTGCTCGACGCCGACCCCGTCGCCGCCCGCGGCACGACGCACAACCCCGACCCAGCCTTCGAGGGCGTTGACGAGCACGTCGCCGCGCAACTCGAGTTTCCCGATGCCGTCACGGCCTCGTGTACCGCGAGTTTCGGCGCATCGGTTGCGAGTCGATTCGCTATCACGGGCACCGAGGGCCGGATCGTCGTCGAATCCGTCTTCGGCGTCGACGACGCCTGCCACCTGACGATTGATGTCGATGGGAGCCACCTCGAGGGCACCGTGGCTGCTCCCCACGAGGTCAGCGAGGAGTTCGATTACTTCGCGACCGCGGTGCTGACGGAGATGGGTCTCGCACCCGACGGTCGACACGGGCTCACTGACGTCCAGATCGCTGAGGCGGTGTACGAGTCGGCCGAGGAGGGGACTCGAGTCGAGTTGTAG